In Bacillus sp. Cs-700, one genomic interval encodes:
- a CDS encoding FtsW/RodA/SpoVE family cell cycle protein translates to MSDKKYDFLDQVQEQIKAIEAKEMISHELNHHINSEKKRLVQTGIEEEEAERVAIKQMGSPVQLGQKLNKLHRPKTDWWLISLLVVTIGLSFLPLMFWNLDLNYYFERKIIFSVISVMIITGLMFFDYRKLYKWRWFFYLMGLFVLALLVLFPTTYTNGIPVLRVGPFGIDSTQTLLLFYVGFSALIISSKVSYWKFLLLCSVPIFFFLVVLDPNSIFVFSAMTVVLLWFSDISKKRILLLAVSSLAVIFSAGYLLWGNLDNYQKDRILGYLNPTEYANSSGYMYLQAKELLKAAGWFGQRGEQVFIPTGHTDFVFLSLTYHFGWMLGIILFIVLAMLMTRMIYVTFKINDSFGKMLVVGGLSLFSVQFLYSIAMTLGLLPIIGISLPFISYGLTPTIMNSIVFGIVLSVYRRKNLVFKQSITS, encoded by the coding sequence ATGAGTGACAAAAAGTATGATTTCTTAGACCAGGTACAGGAACAAATAAAAGCCATAGAAGCGAAAGAAATGATTTCCCATGAACTTAATCATCATATAAATAGTGAGAAAAAAAGACTGGTTCAAACAGGGATAGAGGAAGAAGAAGCTGAAAGAGTAGCTATTAAGCAAATGGGGAGCCCAGTTCAGCTTGGACAAAAGTTAAATAAACTTCATCGTCCGAAAACAGACTGGTGGCTTATTAGTTTGTTAGTCGTTACGATTGGATTGAGTTTTTTACCTTTAATGTTTTGGAATTTAGACTTAAATTACTATTTTGAAAGGAAAATCATTTTTTCTGTTATTAGTGTAATGATAATAACTGGGCTTATGTTTTTTGATTATCGAAAATTATATAAGTGGAGATGGTTTTTTTATCTCATGGGTCTATTTGTTTTAGCTCTTTTAGTCCTGTTTCCAACAACATATACGAATGGCATTCCAGTATTACGAGTAGGTCCATTCGGGATTGACAGTACACAAACGCTTTTACTTTTTTACGTAGGATTTTCAGCTTTAATCATAAGTAGCAAGGTATCCTATTGGAAGTTTCTTCTTTTATGTTCTGTGCCAATCTTCTTTTTTTTAGTTGTCCTCGATCCTAATTCAATCTTCGTCTTTAGCGCAATGACAGTTGTTCTGCTTTGGTTTAGTGACATAAGCAAAAAAAGAATATTGCTGTTAGCGGTAAGTAGTCTAGCTGTCATATTCTCAGCAGGATATTTATTGTGGGGAAATCTAGATAATTATCAGAAAGATAGAATCTTGGGTTATTTAAATCCAACCGAATATGCAAATTCTAGTGGTTATATGTACTTGCAGGCGAAGGAATTATTAAAGGCTGCAGGTTGGTTCGGCCAGCGAGGGGAACAAGTTTTTATACCAACAGGCCACACTGATTTTGTTTTTCTAAGCCTTACCTATCATTTCGGCTGGATGTTAGGAATTATTCTATTTATAGTTCTAGCTATGTTGATGACTCGAATGATCTACGTCACCTTTAAAATAAATGATTCATTCGGAAAGATGCTTGTTGTAGGAGGTCTAAGCTTATTCTCGGTTCAATTTCTCTACTCGATTGCTATGACCCTTGGTCTCCTTCCGATAATCGGGATTTCGTTACCTTTTATCAGTTATGGATTAACGCCAACAATAATGAACTCCATAGTCTTCGGCATCGTGCTCAGTGTGTATAGGAGAAAAAACTTAGTGTTTAAACAAAGTATTACAAGTTAG
- a CDS encoding sigma-70 family RNA polymerase sigma factor: MMRNFGEEILYLMYSYVKDKAIAEDLTQEVFVKCYKNLHTYKQHSKMKTWVWRIAINHCKDYLKSWYKRKVIPSEVEVALTPAREYGVEDSVIRQEEDEELVIAVMDLPIHYREVIYLFYFEEMSIKEISSVTDQNSNTVKTRLKRAKQLLKEQLGGMI, encoded by the coding sequence ATGATGAGAAACTTTGGAGAAGAAATTCTCTATCTGATGTATTCCTATGTAAAAGACAAGGCAATAGCCGAAGATTTGACTCAAGAGGTCTTTGTGAAATGCTATAAGAATTTACATACCTACAAACAACATTCGAAAATGAAAACCTGGGTTTGGAGAATTGCCATAAATCATTGCAAAGACTATCTTAAGAGCTGGTACAAAAGAAAAGTGATTCCTTCTGAAGTTGAAGTTGCTCTTACTCCAGCACGAGAATATGGTGTGGAAGATTCGGTTATTCGACAGGAAGAAGACGAAGAGCTGGTCATAGCTGTCATGGATCTCCCAATTCATTATAGAGAGGTCATTTATCTCTTTTATTTTGAAGAGATGTCGATTAAAGAAATAAGTAGCGTGACAGATCAAAATAGTAACACGGTTAAAACGAGATTGAAACGAGCTAAGCAATTGCTTAAGGAACAATTAGGAGGAATGATCTGA
- a CDS encoding PadR family transcriptional regulator encodes MEERLKNLKKSMKTTCFSQLEFTEDDRNQIHKKIEKEVEDDAMILLAVLQLLLEEKTGHDVAKQLRSRGILKFEDEEGLLYTVLHALEQKNYLTVRWRSDYSKMYKLTSKGRKVLKKMETKRVSGVLKLSNLTGNYEL; translated from the coding sequence ATGGAGGAAAGGCTAAAGAACTTGAAGAAATCGATGAAAACAACATGCTTTAGTCAATTGGAATTCACAGAGGATGATAGGAATCAAATACACAAAAAGATAGAGAAAGAAGTGGAAGATGATGCAATGATCCTTCTCGCAGTATTACAGCTGCTTCTGGAAGAGAAAACGGGTCATGACGTGGCGAAACAATTGCGTAGCAGAGGAATTTTGAAGTTTGAAGATGAGGAAGGACTATTATATACAGTTCTACATGCTCTTGAACAAAAAAACTACTTAACCGTAAGGTGGCGTAGTGATTACTCAAAGATGTATAAACTAACGAGTAAGGGTAGAAAAGTATTAAAGAAAATGGAAACCAAAAGAGTGAGTGGCGTACTTAAGCTTAGTAATTTGACTGGAAACTATGAATTATGA
- a CDS encoding cupin domain-containing protein: protein MKKSNLAKLISNGDFEKARVIKHEMDKGEFANEIMVIAFEDKDISVYTFIYYLLSSEEDSRLHRIASNLMCHVFKDYKGAYKSGLFHTRRAIELSPNYLVYREMLLFFGSIPNKLISNQELKEVCEFILSKDPNNEAVKAFQSLKIIKCRSLS from the coding sequence TTGAAAAAATCTAACTTGGCCAAGCTTATTTCAAATGGTGATTTTGAAAAAGCTAGGGTTATTAAACACGAAATGGATAAGGGTGAATTTGCAAATGAAATAATGGTAATAGCATTTGAAGATAAAGATATTAGTGTTTATACATTCATTTATTATCTTCTAAGCAGTGAAGAAGATAGTAGGTTACATCGAATAGCTAGTAACCTCATGTGTCATGTTTTTAAAGACTATAAGGGCGCATACAAATCAGGATTATTCCATACGAGAAGGGCTATAGAACTTTCTCCTAATTATCTAGTTTATAGAGAGATGCTATTATTCTTTGGTTCAATTCCAAATAAACTTATTTCAAATCAAGAACTTAAAGAAGTATGTGAATTCATTTTAAGCAAAGATCCTAATAACGAGGCTGTGAAAGCGTTCCAAAGTTTAAAAATCATAAAGTGTAGGAGTTTGTCTTGA
- a CDS encoding GNAT family N-acetyltransferase, translating to MNLRTERLIIRDFEEEDWKEVYKYTSQQTVMEYMPEGVLTKEATKKFIRENMGASAKKFPVILFDKKILIGHIEFFKYFGEHSYEIGWAFNPDYYNKGYASEAALAILKYGFEELKLHRIVATCQPENVPSYRVMEKIGMRREGYFKKCIPHGDGWWDEYSYGILEEEWKTH from the coding sequence ATGAACCTAAGAACAGAAAGATTAATTATACGTGATTTTGAAGAAGAAGATTGGAAAGAAGTATATAAATATACTTCCCAACAGACTGTTATGGAATATATGCCGGAAGGTGTATTAACAAAAGAAGCAACAAAGAAGTTTATAAGAGAAAACATGGGAGCATCGGCTAAGAAATTTCCTGTGATACTTTTTGACAAGAAAATACTAATAGGGCATATTGAGTTTTTTAAATATTTTGGTGAACATTCTTATGAGATAGGATGGGCATTCAATCCGGATTATTATAATAAAGGCTATGCTTCGGAAGCTGCCCTTGCAATATTAAAATATGGATTTGAAGAGTTAAAGTTACATAGGATTGTAGCTACATGCCAACCAGAAAATGTTCCTTCTTATCGTGTTATGGAAAAGATCGGTATGAGAAGAGAAGGATATTTTAAAAAATGCATTCCGCATGGGGATGGTTGGTGGGATGAATATTCTTACGGAATTTTAGAAGAAGAGTGGAAAACCCATTGA
- a CDS encoding class I SAM-dependent methyltransferase has product MTELNYEKFYDNVGKSNGWDFSNLQLTSEGAKWEFYDEVLKKVSDTDVLLDIGTGGGENVLEIASSLLFLIGIDLSSSMVETAQTNLLNSEATNVRFAQMSSDNLLLPDGLFNVISSCHAPFNSLEVGRVLKKGGVFLTQQVSEADKWNIKKAFGRGQSYELSDGLLKEKYMRELKDAGFSEVQSFDYDATDYYKKPEDLLFLLTHAPIIPQFGEEERDYEILKSFIENNRTANGIRTNSKRFLS; this is encoded by the coding sequence ATGACAGAATTAAATTATGAAAAATTTTACGATAATGTAGGAAAGAGTAATGGGTGGGATTTTAGTAACTTACAGCTTACATCAGAAGGAGCTAAGTGGGAGTTCTATGATGAAGTATTAAAAAAAGTTAGTGACACCGACGTCCTTTTAGATATAGGTACAGGTGGTGGAGAAAATGTTCTAGAGATTGCCTCTTCATTGCTTTTCCTTATAGGGATCGACCTTTCTTCAAGTATGGTGGAAACTGCACAAACGAATCTATTAAATTCAGAGGCGACTAATGTGCGTTTTGCCCAAATGTCATCTGATAATTTATTACTTCCTGATGGGTTATTCAATGTTATCTCAAGCTGCCACGCTCCTTTCAATTCACTAGAAGTAGGGAGAGTTTTAAAAAAGGGTGGAGTTTTCTTAACCCAACAAGTTAGTGAAGCAGATAAATGGAATATCAAAAAAGCTTTTGGAAGAGGACAATCTTATGAACTTTCAGATGGATTATTGAAAGAAAAATACATGCGAGAGCTTAAAGATGCCGGGTTCTCTGAAGTCCAATCCTTTGATTATGACGCCACAGATTATTATAAGAAACCGGAAGATCTTTTGTTTCTTCTTACCCACGCACCTATAATTCCTCAGTTTGGTGAAGAAGAGAGGGATTATGAAATTTTAAAAAGTTTCATAGAAAACAATCGAACTGCTAATGGAATTCGTACAAATTCAAAAAGGTTTTTATCATAG
- a CDS encoding GNAT family protein, with product MEKHTPLIETKRLTLREVTPEDALDMYHYLSVEEVVQHMGLAPAQSVQEVMDEIDWYHSIIKEGTGIRWGVTLKDSDKVIGSCGYLNMQHKHYRAEVGFELSKNYWGKGIASEALGAIMRYGFNHYQLERIEALIEPGNIQSQRLVSKLGFTKEGLLRHYEYTLGKFDDLYMNSIIKSDLIK from the coding sequence ATGGAAAAGCACACTCCATTAATTGAAACAAAACGTTTAACTTTAAGAGAAGTAACCCCAGAGGATGCTTTGGATATGTATCACTATTTATCCGTTGAAGAAGTCGTACAACATATGGGTCTAGCGCCTGCTCAAAGTGTTCAAGAAGTAATGGATGAAATCGATTGGTATCACTCAATAATTAAGGAAGGTACAGGTATTAGGTGGGGAGTTACTTTAAAAGACTCAGATAAGGTTATAGGTAGTTGCGGGTATTTAAATATGCAACACAAACATTATAGAGCTGAAGTTGGATTTGAATTAAGTAAAAATTATTGGGGGAAAGGTATAGCTTCGGAAGCGCTAGGAGCTATTATGAGGTATGGATTTAATCACTATCAGTTAGAACGGATAGAGGCTTTGATAGAACCTGGTAATATTCAATCACAAAGGTTGGTTAGCAAACTAGGTTTTACAAAAGAAGGTTTACTCAGGCACTATGAATATACTCTTGGTAAATTTGATGATTTATATATGAATTCAATTATTAAAAGTGATCTTATCAAATAA
- a CDS encoding PF20097 family protein: MDDVVMCPECGNQLKQGYIFSPRRICWSDSPDSIFADFGSETLIGDAWLKVKKVPALRCEECSVVIFKHSENKDIK; this comes from the coding sequence ATGGACGATGTTGTAATGTGTCCTGAATGTGGTAACCAGTTGAAGCAAGGATATATTTTCTCTCCTCGAAGAATTTGCTGGTCAGACTCGCCTGATTCCATCTTTGCGGACTTTGGAAGTGAAACATTAATAGGTGATGCATGGTTAAAGGTCAAAAAAGTTCCAGCGTTAAGGTGTGAAGAGTGTAGTGTAGTTATTTTCAAACATAGTGAAAACAAAGATATAAAATAG
- a CDS encoding GNAT family N-acetyltransferase, whose translation MIVNSKEYEVNNLNYKIRSAQIEDAKALSELRLQIDGESENLDRVKGEAYIDGEGFKAIITSDSESLNNIFLVVEVNGALVGFSRCEGNELKRSSHKVEFGVGVMKDYWGYGIGKNLLKTSVNWADANHIKKITLNVLETNEKAIALYGKYGFKIEGVLLKDKLLSDGNYYNTLLMGRLF comes from the coding sequence TTGATCGTAAACTCAAAAGAATATGAAGTTAATAATCTCAATTATAAAATAAGGTCTGCACAAATTGAAGACGCAAAAGCTTTGTCTGAATTAAGGCTCCAGATAGATGGTGAAAGTGAAAATTTAGATAGAGTAAAAGGAGAAGCATACATAGACGGAGAAGGCTTTAAAGCTATTATCACAAGTGACTCAGAAAGCTTGAACAATATTTTTTTGGTAGTTGAAGTTAATGGGGCCCTTGTTGGTTTCTCTAGATGCGAAGGAAATGAGTTAAAAAGAAGTTCTCATAAGGTAGAGTTTGGTGTTGGTGTAATGAAGGATTATTGGGGATATGGAATAGGAAAGAACCTCCTGAAAACATCTGTTAACTGGGCAGATGCAAATCACATAAAGAAAATCACTTTAAATGTCCTGGAAACAAACGAGAAAGCAATAGCCCTTTATGGAAAATATGGTTTCAAAATTGAAGGGGTATTACTGAAAGATAAGTTATTATCTGATGGTAATTACTACAATACATTATTGATGGGCAGATTGTTTTAA
- a CDS encoding GrpB family protein — translation MMKPIVVLNEFNAEWEKQFEYEKKRIMAAVGNQIDGIEHIGSTSIRGLKAKPIIDIMIGVRNIESTSAFVQPLSEAEYEYVPKPEVTDRKFFRKGLRGNGTCHLHICEIHSTEWIEKTVFRDYLRKYPESAEEYALLKSELAIQYKYDRPAYTQQKEPFIKDIIKKARMEFKR, via the coding sequence ATGATGAAGCCGATTGTCGTTTTGAATGAGTTTAATGCTGAATGGGAAAAACAATTCGAATATGAAAAAAAGCGCATTATGGCTGCTGTCGGTAATCAAATAGATGGAATTGAACATATTGGAAGCACTTCAATAAGAGGATTAAAAGCTAAGCCTATCATTGATATTATGATTGGGGTAAGAAATATAGAAAGTACATCAGCTTTTGTACAGCCTTTAAGTGAAGCAGAATATGAATATGTTCCAAAGCCAGAGGTAACAGATCGAAAATTTTTCAGAAAAGGATTAAGGGGCAATGGGACTTGCCACTTACACATATGCGAAATACATAGTACAGAATGGATTGAAAAAACAGTGTTTCGTGATTATCTTAGAAAGTACCCTGAATCTGCTGAAGAATATGCCTTGCTAAAAAGTGAGCTCGCTATTCAATATAAGTATGACAGACCAGCTTACACCCAACAAAAAGAACCATTCATTAAAGACATTATCAAAAAAGCCAGAATGGAATTTAAGAGATAA